A section of the Leptotrichia sp. HSP-342 genome encodes:
- a CDS encoding Hsp70 family protein produces the protein MSKYVFGIDLGTTYSCIARVDETGRAEVIKNLEGENITPSVVAFEDNSVIVGSDAKEESSIKPETTVLLVKSYMGKKTSMLDYNGEPKMPEEISSYILKKLARDASERLGVEVRDVVITCPAYFGTAERTATKNAGKIAGLNVLEIISEPTAAAIYYGCTRKHDEKTVLVYDLGGGTFDVTVMRISADKIEVICSDGDHDLGGKNWDETLMSYLINQFSEKVGYEVEPDEYLDQRLRELAEKLKKRLTSSTKASGILEGDGRQEKLTITREEFERMTSVYLRETMNKVDSVLEIAQSKGYQVDEVLLVGGSTRMPQIKETLEKKFEKEKVQFLEPDEAVAKGAAIHAVNVYVNNQKNLTEKDFESDEDVQVNIDGDIKELNAKDYKEKLSFSPEIMSLGGKAREVVMATTKSFALNPIVNGKQIGYNMIIKNQPLNNGFLEVSKVFGTYLENQESVNIAIYENDSMEEYFELEENLKLGDINLELPKILPKQSPIEITLKLTKEGILEVKGLDKTSNKEVKVEMNTKGIMSKDELEKIKLKVQGITLI, from the coding sequence ATGTCAAAATATGTATTTGGAATTGATTTAGGAACAACATATTCTTGTATAGCTCGTGTAGATGAAACAGGAAGAGCAGAAGTGATTAAAAACTTAGAAGGCGAAAACATAACACCTTCTGTAGTAGCTTTTGAAGATAATAGTGTAATCGTGGGAAGCGATGCAAAAGAAGAATCAAGCATAAAGCCAGAAACAACAGTGTTATTAGTAAAATCTTACATGGGGAAAAAAACTAGCATGCTTGATTATAATGGCGAGCCTAAAATGCCGGAAGAAATTTCATCATATATTTTAAAAAAACTTGCAAGAGATGCTTCGGAACGGCTTGGAGTCGAAGTGAGAGATGTTGTGATAACTTGTCCTGCATATTTTGGAACAGCAGAACGTACAGCTACTAAAAATGCTGGTAAAATTGCTGGATTGAATGTTTTAGAAATTATAAGCGAACCGACAGCTGCAGCAATATATTATGGCTGCACAAGAAAACATGATGAAAAGACAGTTCTAGTGTATGATCTTGGTGGAGGAACGTTTGATGTTACAGTTATGAGAATAAGTGCTGATAAGATAGAAGTTATATGTTCTGACGGAGATCATGATTTAGGCGGTAAAAATTGGGATGAAACATTAATGTCTTATTTAATTAATCAGTTTAGTGAAAAAGTTGGATATGAAGTGGAACCAGATGAATACTTGGATCAGAGATTAAGGGAACTGGCTGAAAAACTAAAAAAGAGATTAACTTCAAGCACTAAAGCAAGCGGAATACTGGAAGGTGATGGAAGGCAGGAAAAATTAACAATAACTAGAGAAGAATTTGAAAGAATGACATCGGTATATCTTAGAGAAACAATGAATAAAGTGGACTCTGTACTTGAAATAGCGCAAAGTAAAGGATATCAAGTTGATGAAGTTCTTTTGGTTGGGGGATCAACAAGAATGCCTCAAATAAAGGAAACGCTGGAGAAAAAATTTGAAAAAGAAAAAGTTCAGTTTCTTGAACCTGACGAAGCTGTAGCTAAAGGAGCCGCAATTCATGCTGTGAATGTTTATGTAAATAATCAGAAAAATCTTACCGAAAAAGATTTTGAATCTGATGAAGACGTGCAAGTAAATATTGATGGAGATATAAAAGAGTTAAACGCAAAAGACTATAAGGAAAAATTAAGTTTTTCTCCAGAAATAATGAGTCTAGGGGGTAAGGCAAGAGAAGTTGTTATGGCAACAACAAAAAGCTTTGCATTAAACCCTATTGTGAACGGTAAACAAATTGGTTATAACATGATTATAAAGAATCAGCCTTTAAATAACGGTTTTTTAGAAGTTTCAAAAGTTTTTGGAACTTATCTTGAAAATCAGGAAAGTGTAAATATAGCAATATATGAAAATGACAGTATGGAAGAGTATTTTGAATTGGAGGAAAATTTGAAACTAGGAGATATAAATTTGGAATTGCCTAAAATTCTTCCAAAACAATCTCCAATAGAAATAACTTTAAAATTAACTAAAGAGGGAATCCTTGAAGTAAAGGGACTTGACAAAACTAGTAATAAGGAAGTAAAGGTTGAGATGAATACAAAAGGGATTATGTCGAAAGATGAACTGGAGAAAATAAAACTTAAGGTTCAAGGTATAACATTAATATAA
- a CDS encoding restriction endonuclease subunit S, which produces MKLGDNVDIIAPLNVKTADSETGYFLLNPTMISNGKIETFDYAEVPDRYKNGKNKIADKYFIKKDDVLFQAKGSKIDVVYVDKDYEKVLPSTLYFILRPNEKINPKYLQWLLKTELVLLYFEKKYKTMGTVRAVNKGDIVDLNVKIPERKIQDEMAKIITSFEEEEYSTMKYLNIKRKYIEERVIENNQVIIDEE; this is translated from the coding sequence ATGAAATTAGGAGATAATGTAGATATAATAGCGCCATTAAACGTAAAAACGGCTGATTCTGAAACAGGATATTTTTTACTAAATCCAACAATGATAAGCAACGGAAAAATAGAAACTTTTGACTATGCAGAAGTTCCAGACAGATATAAAAATGGAAAAAATAAAATAGCCGATAAGTATTTTATAAAAAAGGATGATGTGCTATTTCAAGCTAAAGGAAGTAAAATAGATGTAGTGTATGTAGATAAGGATTATGAAAAAGTTCTTCCATCAACACTTTATTTTATTTTAAGACCAAATGAAAAAATAAATCCCAAATATCTTCAATGGCTTTTAAAAACAGAACTGGTATTATTGTATTTTGAAAAGAAATATAAAACAATGGGGACTGTTAGGGCTGTGAACAAGGGAGACATAGTGGACCTGAATGTGAAGATACCCGAAAGAAAAATTCAGGACGAAATGGCTAAAATAATAACAAGTTTTGAAGAGGAAGAATACAGTACAATGAAATATTTAAACATAAAAAGAAAGTACATTGAAGAAAGAGTTATTGAAAACAATCAGGTGATAATAGATGAAGAATAA
- the trpS gene encoding tryptophan--tRNA ligase, whose protein sequence is MRSLSGIQPSGILHIGNYFGAIKQFVELQDEYEGFYFLANYHALTSSPKGEDLKANTIGVILDYLALGLNPEKSTLFLQSDVPEHAELSWILSNIAPMGLLERAHSYKDKVAKGIKPNVGLFTYPILMAADILMYSPDIVPVGKDQKQHLEMTRDIATKFNETYGKEVFKLPKEKIVENVATVPGTDGDKMSKSYGNVINMFGSKKALKKQIMSIVTDSTPLEEPKDPDNNITKLYALFATEMEVEALKEKFRAGNFGYGHAKNELFDKFMDYFSPFQKKREELENNMDYVYGILREGANKARNIATEKMDEVRDVVGLLKKN, encoded by the coding sequence ATGAGAAGCTTATCGGGAATACAGCCCAGCGGAATTTTACATATTGGAAATTATTTTGGTGCCATTAAGCAGTTTGTAGAGCTGCAGGATGAATATGAAGGTTTTTATTTTTTGGCAAATTATCACGCTTTGACGTCTTCACCAAAAGGAGAGGATTTGAAGGCTAATACGATTGGTGTAATTTTGGACTATTTGGCTTTGGGACTGAATCCTGAAAAATCAACACTGTTTTTGCAGTCGGATGTACCTGAACATGCCGAATTATCTTGGATTTTGTCAAATATTGCTCCAATGGGGCTACTAGAAAGAGCTCATTCATATAAGGACAAAGTTGCGAAGGGAATCAAACCAAATGTGGGGCTTTTTACTTATCCAATACTTATGGCTGCTGACATTTTAATGTATTCGCCAGATATTGTGCCTGTTGGAAAGGATCAAAAACAGCATTTGGAAATGACTCGTGATATTGCAACTAAATTTAATGAAACTTACGGCAAGGAAGTATTTAAATTGCCAAAAGAAAAAATTGTTGAAAATGTAGCAACTGTGCCAGGAACAGATGGCGATAAAATGAGTAAGTCCTATGGAAATGTAATAAATATGTTTGGCTCAAAGAAAGCATTGAAAAAACAGATAATGAGCATTGTAACAGATTCAACACCTTTAGAAGAACCAAAAGATCCTGATAACAACATCACAAAATTATATGCTCTTTTTGCAACAGAAATGGAAGTAGAAGCACTAAAGGAAAAATTCAGAGCAGGAAACTTTGGATATGGACACGCTAAAAATGAATTGTTTGATAAATTTATGGATTATTTTTCTCCATTCCAGAAAAAAAGAGAAGAACTGGAAAATAATATGGACTATGTGTACGGAATTTTGCGAGAAGGTGCAAATAAGGCTAGAAATATTGCAACTGAGAAGATGGATGAAGTTAGAGATGTAGTGGGGCTTTTGAAAAAAAATTAG
- the rimP gene encoding ribosome maturation factor RimP, whose protein sequence is MEQILNEFEKKIELHLKEMNLELADLEYVRDGGYNYLRVYVEKLDGTTTLDDCIDFSREIDGIADDLIEEKFFLEVSTPGVERRLRKPKDFVRFSGERINVQAKSNIEGAKRFLGKLEKFENDTVFLLDDKLEKIVEIPLSKLKKANLIYELPNGILNSEEE, encoded by the coding sequence ATGGAACAAATTTTAAATGAGTTTGAGAAGAAAATCGAATTACATTTAAAAGAAATGAATCTGGAATTGGCAGATTTAGAATATGTAAGAGATGGCGGGTATAATTATTTGAGGGTATATGTGGAGAAACTGGATGGAACTACTACGCTTGATGATTGTATTGATTTTAGTCGTGAGATTGATGGAATTGCGGATGACTTGATTGAGGAGAAGTTTTTTCTGGAGGTTTCGACACCTGGGGTTGAGCGTAGATTGAGAAAGCCTAAAGATTTTGTGAGATTTTCGGGAGAGAGAATTAATGTTCAGGCTAAGAGCAATATTGAAGGAGCGAAGAGGTTTTTAGGAAAATTGGAAAAATTTGAGAATGATACGGTTTTTCTTTTAGATGATAAATTGGAAAAAATAGTGGAAATACCACTTTCTAAATTAAAGAAAGCAAATTTAATATATGAATTACCAAATGGCATATTAAATAGTGAGGAGGAATGA